TCATGAACAGAATGCGTCTGCTCGCCCTCGGTTTCGCTCTCGCCACCGGAGCCGCGTGCGCTCAACCGGTGGAGTTGCAGCTGTGGACCTGGTACCTCAGTCCCAAGTTCGACACGTACGTCAAGGAGACCGTCGCGGCTTTCGAGAAGGCCAACCCCGGCATCAAGGTGCGCTGGTTCGATAAGCAGGACTCCATGGTCCAGGACTTTATCGCCAGCGTAAACCTCGGCAATGCGCCTGACGTTGTCAACCTCAACATCGATGAAACCCAGAAGGCCGCGCAGAACGGCTTCCTGCGCGCTGCGAGCGACCTGACGGGTACCTCGACCCTGAACGCCACGTTCTATCCGCAGAGCCTGAGGAATTTCACGACCGGCGGCAAGGTCTACGGGTACCCGTGGTACGGCTGGCTCAACGAGGGCGTGCTGCTGTACAACCCTGACCTCATGAAAAAAGCCGGGCTGACCCGCGCTCCCCGGTCCATGAGCGAGATGCTGTCCTACGCCAAGACCATCAAGGACAAGACCGGCGCGTACGGCTGGGTGCCGGCCCTGAAAGACCCGAACACCGCGTCGTTCCTGGGGTACTTCTACAGCGAGGGGCTCCCGATCTACAACGCCAGCGGCCGCGCGGTCTTCAACTCCCCGGCGCACGCCGCCCTGCTCCAGCAGTACGTCAACCTCTTCAAGGGCGGTTACATTCCCGAAGACGCCGTCCGCCGTGAAGCCTTCCAAATTGCCACGGAACTGTACACCCAGAACCGGGTGGCCATGATCGTCGGCGGCCCTCAGGCCCTTACCCGCATCAAGGACACCAACCCCACGCTGTACAGCAAAACCGTCGTCACTGAAGCTCCGCTGGGAAAAGCCGGGGTACAGACTGGCGGCAGCATGAGCCTGGTGGTGCCCGCCGCCAGCAAACACCCTAAAGAAGCCGCCCGCCTGGCCGCGTTCATGACCAACAACCTTAACCAGCTGGCCTTCGCCAAGGTGGTGCCGGTGGTGCCCACCACCCGCGCCGCGCAGACCGCCGCGCAGTTCAAGAAGGGAGGCACCGACGCCATTCAGGAAGCCACTGCCCTCGTCGGCGCGTCGGGCCGTTTCATCAACCCCGGTTACAAGGCACCCGGCAACAGTGACGACCTGTACAAGAACTTCAACGACAACATCGAAGCGGCCATGATGGGCAAGAAGGCGCCTCAGAAGGCACTAAATGACGCTGTCGCGTACTGGAACGCCAACATGAAGAAATGACGCCGGCCGGGCGTGGCGCCCCCGGGACCGCCGGCCCTGTGGCCCGCCCCTCGACCTGGGGTGGGCCACTGGCCTCGACCGCATTTCACACGCTGCATCCAGCCTTTGGAGGTTCCCCGTATGCGTTTTTCCTGGCGGGACACCCTGATGTCCTACGCGTTCCTGGCTCCGGCCCTGCTGCTGCTGCTCGCCTTTACCTTCTATCCCCTGGCGTACGGCACCTACCTGAGCTTCACCGAGTACACCGGCGCCCGGTTCGCACGGGGCCTGGAGCCCAGATGGGTGGGCCTGCAGAACTTCAGGACCCTGCTCGCGGACCCGCTGTTCCTCACGTCCCTGGGCAACAGCCTGAAATACCTGCTGGTGGTCCCGGCCCTGCAACTCGCCTCCCTGGCAGTCGCCGTGCTCGTCAACCGCCAGCTGCCAGGCATCACCCTCTACCGTGCGGCCTACTACATTCCGGTGGTGACCAGCGTGTCCCTGGCTGCGGTGATGTGGGAATGGGTCTACCACCGGGAAGGTACTCTCAACTGGGCGCTGACGGCCCTGCACCTGCTGCCCCGCGAAGGCACCTTCGGCTGGCTGAACAATGAAAGCACCGCCTTTTTTGCGGTCATGCTGGTGACGTTCTGGCGAGGATTCGGTTATTACATGGTGCTATACCTGGCTGGACTGCAGGGGATTCCTGCTGAACTCGACGAAGCCGCTCGGCTCGACGGCGCGAGCCCCTGGCAGCGGTTCTGGCGGGTCACGGTTCCCCTGATGAAACCCACCATCCTGCTGTGCACCCTGCTGTCGACCATCTCCGCGCTGAGGGTGCTCGAAGAGGTGCTGGTGCTGACCGGTGGCGGACCCCTGAACTCCACCTACACCGCCCTGATGTACGTGTATGCCAAAGCCTTCCAGGGATTCAATTTTGATTACGGTTTGGCCAGTGCCGCCGGCCTCGTGGTCGCGCTCGTCGCCCTGGCACTGTCCATGTTAAATCTCCGGCTGCTGCGGCCAGCTGCTGGGGACGACACGTGAGCGCCGTGACAGCCTCACGGGTCCGCGCGCGCCCGCAGGCACGCCGGTCCACCCGGAAAGCCTTGAATACGGGCCTGCGGTACCTCCTGCTGAGCGTGGTGCTGCTGTTCGCGATTTTTCCTTTTCTGTGGACCCTGGCTATCGCCCTGACCGACAAGACTGCCGGCACCAGCATCTATGCCTTTCCGAGCAGTCTCTTTCCCCGCCAGGTGACCCTGAATAATTTCGGGGAGGTGTACCGGTCGTTCGGCCTGGGCCGCTACCTGTGGAACAGCGTCTCCATCACGCTCATGACCGTGACCGGAACGCTGATCATCTCCGCACTGGCCGCCTACCCGCTGGCGCGCTTCCGCTTCCCGGGCCGGAACCTGGTGTTCTGCGTGATCGTGCTGACCCTGGTGCTTCCAGGCGAAACCACCTTCCTGGCGAACACTCTGACCCTGCAGAAACTCCATCTGCTCGGAACCCACCTCGGTGTGGTGGTCCCGACCATCGCTGGCGCCTTTGGCATCTTCCTGATGCGACAGGCTTTCCTGTCCGTGCCGACCGCTCTGCTCGAGGCCGCGCGGATTGACGGCGCGGGTGAGCTGACCATCCTGACTCGGATCATGCTGCCCCTCACCCGCCCGAGCCTCGCGGCCCTGGGCATATTCACACTGGTGACAAGCTGGAATGCCTACTTCTGGCCGATGCTGGTGCTCTCGTCCACTCCAGAGAAAGCGCCGCTAAGTGTGGCCGTACTGAAACTCAAAGGGCAGTTCAGCTACGATCCGTTCAATATTGCCGCCGGGTCACTCATCATGATGCTGCCGGTGCTGCTGGTCTTCCTGCTCGCCCAGCGCCACTTCATGCAGGGCATGGAAGGCGCGGTCAAGTGAAGCGGCCGACCACATCTCCGGCCCAGAAAGAATCGCCGTGCCCCCTGTCTCACAGCGTTCCCGTCAGGGATGTCCTGTGAAGGCTGCGCGAACGCTGATCGTCGACCTTCCCGGCCCTGACCTCACGCCAGACCAGGGGCAGTTCCTCCACAAGCATGGCTTCGGCGGCGTGTGCCTGTTCGCCCGGAATTTCAGCACGCCCGCACGAACGGCGCGGCTGGTGCGGGATATCCGTGACGCGCTGGGCGATGCGGCCCTGATCGCCACGGATCAGGAAGGAGGCGCGGTGCTCAGGCGCCTGGACGTCCCACACCCTCCTGCGCCCATGGGCCTGGGCGCCCTGCGCGATCCGGCGGCGGCCCGTGAAGCAGGTGCCGTCGCCGCGCGGGGGCTACTGGACCTGGGCATTAACTGGAACTTTGCGCCCAGCCTGGATGTCCACGTCAACCCCCTGAACCCGGTGATCGGGGAACGGGCGTTCGCCAGTGATCCTCATCTGGTGGCCGAACTGGGCGTGGCCTGGGCCCAGGGCAGCGAAGCCGCCGGGGTGATGAGCGCTGTCAAACATTTTCCCGGCCATGGGGATACGCACCTGGACAGTCACCTCGACCTTCCGGTGGTGCGCAAGTCCCGTGATGCCCTGGAGGCCTGTGAGTGGTTGCCTTTCCGCGTGGCGGTGCGGGCTGGGGTGGGGAGTGTCATGACAGCACATATTGTGTATCCGGCGCTGGACCCGTGGGCGCCCGCGACCGTCTCTCCTGCCGTGCTGACCGGCCTGCTGCGCCAGGCGTGGGGGTATGACGGCGTGGTGGTCACCGATGCAATGGACATGCGGGCTGTGTCGGACCTCTACCCGGGCGGGTCCGGGGCGCCGCTGGCTCTTGCAGCCGGCGCGGACGCCGTGCTGGTGTGTGGCCATGGAACGCGATCGACCCATGCCGATCACGTTGCGGCCCTTGACCAGGCGCTGTCGAACGGAACACTCGAGGAAGAGCGGCTGGAGGAGGCCGCACGCCGGCTGACGAACGCCGCAGCACGGTTTCCAGGCACTCCGCGGCCATACACATCCGCGCAACGGGCCGCCGACCAGGCCCGGGTCGGCGACTGGGCCCGTCAGTCCGTCACCCGGATCGGTCCTGTGCCCAGGCTGGAGGCCAACTCGGAGGTCGTGCTGCTGGCCCCGGAACATCCAGACATTGGTGGACCGTACGGGGATAGCCTGCGGGGCGAAGCGCTCGCGCGAGCCCTGCGCACGAACTTCCCGCGCCTCCGCTATGCATGCCACGGCACCCAGGATATTCAGGCAGCCCTGGCCCTGCTGGACGCGTGTCCGGACGCCCTTATAATTCTGGCGACCACCACCCGGTGGTCCCCTACCCCCGCTCAGGTGGAACTCGCTGGCCTGCTGGCATCCCGCGGTGGGATCCACCTTTCGTTGTGGAATCCCGAACACGTCCCCGCACTTGGGCTTCCCGCCCTGATCACCTTTGGCTTCAGGCCAGATCACCTGAACGCGGCGGCTCACGCCCTGATGACAGGAGAGGCACCGGGCCAGCTCCCCGTAGCGTGATCACCTCGGGCTTCCTGAAGTGTAAGGCGGCCTGCTGGCGTGTTGGGTTGTGGCTCACCTGGAGGTCTGTGCCTGACCGTCGGTCTGCCACGGTGCACGAGTTTCCTCTCACTGGCTCATGATGTCGCCATGGCCGTGCTTTCGTTAAGTTTTCAGCCCATGCGTGAGGATGGTGGCGGACAAGGCCGTCAGGATCAGCTGCTCGCGCTCTGCGTCCGACCAGGAGGAGCAGTGGAGCCACGGACGATCAGGGTGGCGGGGAAACAGATATGCATCTCGGTCCGTTCCTCCCCCCGGATCAGGTCGATCAGGAGCTGGGCAGCGGTGGTGCCCATCTCTTCGAGGGGCTGGCGGATGGTGGTGAGCGGAGGATCCATCACCGACGCCGCGTGGATGTCGTCGAAGCCGACAATCGAGACGTTTCGCGGAACGTTCAGGCCAAGTGCGGTGGCGGCCCGCACCGCCCCGATCGCAGATCGGTCGTTGGCGGCGAAGATCGCGGTGGGAGGCTCAGGCAGGGTCAGCAGGGTGCGGGCCGCCCGCTCACCGAGTTCCTCGCTGAACTCACCATCCTGAACGTAAGCCTCCGGTGCAGGAAGACCTGCAGCCAGCAGGGCTGCGTGGTAGCCTGCCTGCCGGTCTACGGCGTCGCGAAGTACGTCGCGCATGCCGGCAATATGGCCAATTCGGGTGTGGCCCAGATCTATGAGGTGCTGTGTGGCCAGTGCACCACCAGTGTGGTTGTCCACCTGTACAGTCCGGTGGCCGTGGGCCCCGAGGGTGACGACAGGAATGGCGTTCCCAAAAATGTGGTGCTCGTCGGCCGAAGGAATGACCAGCAGGACACCATCAGCCAGTGTGCGCAGCAGGGTGGCTCGTTCGCGTTCCAGCGTAACGTTATTGGCGGTGGTAAAAATCGCAAGATTCAGGCCGGCGGCTTCAGCGGTCACGCTGGCACCGTGCAGGATCTCGGTGGCAAAGGGAAGGTTGATGTGAGGAGTCAGCACGCCGATCAGGTTGCTTCGGCGGCCACTCAGGGCGCGGGCCGCAGGATTGACGACATAGCCGGTAGCATTGATGGCCCGCTGCACGCGTTCCCGGGTTGCATCGGACATGCCGGGTTTGTTGTTAATGACGTTGGAGACAGTCATTTTGGAAACACCCGCACTGCGGGCCACGTCTGCCAGGGTCACGGCGACAAAGGGTTCAGACACTGAAGCCTCAATTCCCGAAGAGGGAGGGTATTGGGTTGATTTGCCGGTGGAGCACCAGTGGAAAATTGTACCGATCGCGCACGAACCCACCGCTGTGCGTCCTCCCCCGCACTGCTTTGGGTCTCAGCAGCACCAGAGAAAGGTCAGCAGTGGACTTGAGTAGCATGTTCGCATGCCGAGCCCTGACGCAGGGGAAGGCGGTCTTCAGCCCGCCCCGGGGCAGGGCCTTATCCTAGTCCGCCCCGGATGCACCTGCACTTCCGCTCTCAGGGGGAGTCCATTGGGATTGACTTCACGCGGGGCTGCACGCCGCCTCTCCAGTTCTTCGCGGCAGCGGAGCACTTACGTCGGGCGGACCTGCTGAGTGCCCTCCTGATGGAGCTGGAGCAGGTCACGCCCACGCACCGGCTGCTGACGGTCGGGATCGCTGAAGAAATGCATGACCTGTACCACGTGGACCTGCAGGACGACATCGCGCGCGAGCACGGGATTGAGAAGAACTTGCTGCCCCAGGACGAGTACGAGCAGGCCTTGAAGGAACTGGGCGTCCCCGTGTTCGAGGATGGGATGGACGACGCTTCGGTAACCCGCCCCGTCCCGTGGCCCTTGTACCGGCCTGACGGGTGTTCCCCTGACCTCTTGCGGCAGGCGCAGGGCAATCGTGGCTGCCGCACGGGCAGCGTGCATGCCGTTCGAGCAGCGGCCGGCCATGCCGTTCTTCTACCCGCGCGTTCTTCTTACCGCGCACAACCGCCTGAAGGGACTGCACGACGAACTCGCACAGGCCGCGGGGGATCACGTCACCCGCCGGGAAACACGCGCCCTGCAATGGGAAATCGAGGTCAACCGTGGACAAACGTCGTACATTCACCGGTTGTCCAGGGTCGGCGGGTCGTGATTCTGCATGTCGTTGCCCAACACACAAAAGTAGCGGGGGTTTTTACCCGGCTGGCGCTTCGCTGCGCGTGCGCCGCGGAAAGCTGACGCTGAAGGTGCTGCCTTCGCCGATGCTGGTCTGCACGCTGATTTCACCACCAAAGTGACCAGTCACAATGTCGCGGATGATCGACAGCCCCAGCCCGGTGCCTTTGCCGACGTCTTTGGTGGTAAACATCGGGTCGAAGATCCTGGGCAGCACTTCGGGGGGGATGCCGGTGCCGGTGTCCTGCACCTGCAGCACCGGATGCCCGAGCTGCTCAAAGAGACGCACCGTGACCGTGCCGCCCTGCTTTCCGGTGCCTTCGCAGGCGTGAATGGCGTTGACCACCAGGTTGGTGACCACTTGGGTAAATCTGCCGGGTTCACCGCGCAGCACCACCAATTGCTCCGGCGCCTCAAGGACCAGTTCCACGTTCGCGGCGCGGGCCTGGTGGGTCAGCATGGTCAAGGTGCCCTCAGCGCCGCGGCCTGCGTCAAAGTCCTTCACGCCAGTGACGGTGTCACGGGTGTGCTCGCGCATGCGGCGGATAAATTCACCGATGCGGGTGGCGGTCTTGGCGCCTTCGCTCAGGGTGGAGATCAGTTCGCCGGCAATCTCGCGGTGGTCGTCGTCGGTCACCGACGCCTCGCCGATAGACGCCTGGTATTCTCGGGCCAGCCGTTCGGCTTCGTGCAGGTAGTTCATTGTTGCGGCCAGAGGCGTGTTGATCTCATGGGCCAGGCCGGCGGTGAGGCGGCCCAGGCTGGCGAGCTTTTCAGACGACAGCAGCCGCTCCTGGCTGGACCGGAGTTCTGCTTCAGCCTTCTTGCGCGCAGTCATGTCGCGCTCAATGCTCAGTACCACGCGCTTGTCACCCACCTTCAGCAGCGCGAGGTTGATGTCGACCGGGTAGAGCGAACCGTCCTTGCGCTGGTGCACCGACTCGAAACGCATCACCGACTGGGCTTCGAGGCTGGCGCGGAATTCGGCGTCGCCGCTGGCCAGGATTGCCCCGCGCGGCTCGTCAGGCAGGGTGGCATAAGTGCTCATGCCGATCATCTCCTCGCGGGTGTAGCCGTTCATCTGGGCGGCGACTTTATTGCATTGCACGATCGGCATCTCCTCAGTGTCGAAGTCGGTCAGCATAATCGCGTCTGGAGAGTGCTCGAACAGCGCCTCAAAGGTCCGTCGGCTCTCCTCAAGCGCCATCTCGGCTTCGAGTCGCTCGGTCACGTCACGCGAATTGAGCACGATGCCGCCCACGTGCGAGTCGTCGATGCGGTTCGTCGCCACCCACTCCTGCCAGCGGTAGCTGCCTGAGGCAGTCATCACGCGGTGGGTGCAGCGCGAAGTGGTTCCCGGCCCACCAAAAACCACCTCAGCAAAGTCGCGCCTGGTTTCCTCGTGCTCGTCAGGGTGGATGAATTCCAGGATGTTGCGTCCCTCGGGCTGGGTGACGCCCAGCGCGCTGTCTACCGATTCGCTGGCATAAGTGATGTAGCCCCGGCGGTTAATCACGAACAGCAGGTCACCGCTGTTATGGACCAGGGCCCGGAAGCGGTTCTCCCTGGCCTGCAGGGCCTCTTCAGCCTTCTGGCGCTCGGTGACGTCGCGCGAGTTCATCACGATGCCGCGCACGCTGGGGTCGTGGTAGCGGTTGGTCGCCGCCCACTCCAGCCAGATGTACTCGCCGTCGCCCCGTCGGAAGCGGCTGGTTCTGCGTACACTCGTCCCGGGTCCTCCGATCACCACCTGCGTGAAGGCCTCGCGGATCTGCTCATGCTCGTCGGGATGCATGTAGCTCAGCACGTTGTGCCCGATCACCTCGTCGGCCTGGTGCCGCAAGATCGGCTCCATCGAAGGACTGACGTAGGTCAGGAATCCGCCTCGGTTGGCGATGGTGATCACGTCCGAACTGTTCTGCACCAGTGCCTGGAATCTCGCCTCGGTGGCGGCCTTGGCGCGCTCGCTGGCCTTGCGGTCGGTGATGTCCTGGGCCATTACCAGCAGGGTCTCCTGGCCGTCAATATCCAGGTACTCGGCGCTTATCAGCACATCGCGCTGCTCCCCGGTCGAGCGGCGCTGGTGCAGCGTCTCGAAGTCGCGCACGGTGCGGTCTTCTTTAAGCCGACGCACCAGCTCAGCGCGGTCATCGGCACTGACCCAGGGGTTGAAGTCGTCCTCCTCGCCCATGAAGATGGCGCGCGGGCAGTTGATGATGCGCAGGAAAGCGTCGTTGGTCTCCAGCACCCGCGAGGTCCTGATGTCCGACAGGACCATGCCAACGGGGCTCGATTCAATAATCCGGCTGAAGCGCGCCCGGGCTGCGAGGAGCTCAGTTTGGGCGTTCTTTTCGGCGGTAATGTCGAGCATCACGCCGCCGAGCTTGACCATCACGCCGCCCTGGAATACCGGCGTGATCAGGTCGCGCAGCCACATGGTCTGGCCGTCGGCACGGGTCATGCGGTATTCGAGCTGGTATGGCTGCGCGCGGCCCATCAGCGCCTCGCCCTCGGCCACGATGCGCGTCCGGTCGTCCGGGTGAATGTGGGTCTCCCAGAAGCCCGGTGAGCGCCACTGCTCGGGTGTGTAACCCAGCAGCGACGTGATGCGGTCAGATACAAAGGTGTTGACCCGGGTGACAGGGTCAGCTTCCCAAACGATGCCGTTGATCAGCTGGACCAGCTCAAGATGCTGGATTTGGGGGGTCTCGTTGGCGGTCATCAGGCACCTTCTGGGGGAGTCAGGCGGGAGGGGAGGGGCCACAGGGCGGTCAGCACTAACCAGCGGTGTATGCCTCCATAACGACTCTGTCGCGCCCGCCCGCCTTGGCCTGGTAGAGCGCCTGGTCCGCCCGGTGAATCAGGTCTGCAGCTTCGCCCGCCCTGTGAACCGTGTGCCCTGGATCGGTCGCCACCCCAAGACTGGCCGTGATGCGCAAGGTGCCCAGAGGGCCAATGAGTTCTTGCTGCGCGATGCTCTGC
The nucleotide sequence above comes from Deinococcus malanensis. Encoded proteins:
- a CDS encoding ABC transporter substrate-binding protein encodes the protein MNRMRLLALGFALATGAACAQPVELQLWTWYLSPKFDTYVKETVAAFEKANPGIKVRWFDKQDSMVQDFIASVNLGNAPDVVNLNIDETQKAAQNGFLRAASDLTGTSTLNATFYPQSLRNFTTGGKVYGYPWYGWLNEGVLLYNPDLMKKAGLTRAPRSMSEMLSYAKTIKDKTGAYGWVPALKDPNTASFLGYFYSEGLPIYNASGRAVFNSPAHAALLQQYVNLFKGGYIPEDAVRREAFQIATELYTQNRVAMIVGGPQALTRIKDTNPTLYSKTVVTEAPLGKAGVQTGGSMSLVVPAASKHPKEAARLAAFMTNNLNQLAFAKVVPVVPTTRAAQTAAQFKKGGTDAIQEATALVGASGRFINPGYKAPGNSDDLYKNFNDNIEAAMMGKKAPQKALNDAVAYWNANMKK
- a CDS encoding carbohydrate ABC transporter permease, producing MRFSWRDTLMSYAFLAPALLLLLAFTFYPLAYGTYLSFTEYTGARFARGLEPRWVGLQNFRTLLADPLFLTSLGNSLKYLLVVPALQLASLAVAVLVNRQLPGITLYRAAYYIPVVTSVSLAAVMWEWVYHREGTLNWALTALHLLPREGTFGWLNNESTAFFAVMLVTFWRGFGYYMVLYLAGLQGIPAELDEAARLDGASPWQRFWRVTVPLMKPTILLCTLLSTISALRVLEEVLVLTGGGPLNSTYTALMYVYAKAFQGFNFDYGLASAAGLVVALVALALSMLNLRLLRPAAGDDT
- a CDS encoding carbohydrate ABC transporter permease → MSAVTASRVRARPQARRSTRKALNTGLRYLLLSVVLLFAIFPFLWTLAIALTDKTAGTSIYAFPSSLFPRQVTLNNFGEVYRSFGLGRYLWNSVSITLMTVTGTLIISALAAYPLARFRFPGRNLVFCVIVLTLVLPGETTFLANTLTLQKLHLLGTHLGVVVPTIAGAFGIFLMRQAFLSVPTALLEAARIDGAGELTILTRIMLPLTRPSLAALGIFTLVTSWNAYFWPMLVLSSTPEKAPLSVAVLKLKGQFSYDPFNIAAGSLIMMLPVLLVFLLAQRHFMQGMEGAVK
- a CDS encoding glycoside hydrolase family 3 N-terminal domain-containing protein, which translates into the protein MKAARTLIVDLPGPDLTPDQGQFLHKHGFGGVCLFARNFSTPARTARLVRDIRDALGDAALIATDQEGGAVLRRLDVPHPPAPMGLGALRDPAAAREAGAVAARGLLDLGINWNFAPSLDVHVNPLNPVIGERAFASDPHLVAELGVAWAQGSEAAGVMSAVKHFPGHGDTHLDSHLDLPVVRKSRDALEACEWLPFRVAVRAGVGSVMTAHIVYPALDPWAPATVSPAVLTGLLRQAWGYDGVVVTDAMDMRAVSDLYPGGSGAPLALAAGADAVLVCGHGTRSTHADHVAALDQALSNGTLEEERLEEAARRLTNAAARFPGTPRPYTSAQRAADQARVGDWARQSVTRIGPVPRLEANSEVVLLAPEHPDIGGPYGDSLRGEALARALRTNFPRLRYACHGTQDIQAALALLDACPDALIILATTTRWSPTPAQVELAGLLASRGGIHLSLWNPEHVPALGLPALITFGFRPDHLNAAAHALMTGEAPGQLPVA
- a CDS encoding LacI family DNA-binding transcriptional regulator, whose product is MSEPFVAVTLADVARSAGVSKMTVSNVINNKPGMSDATRERVQRAINATGYVVNPAARALSGRRSNLIGVLTPHINLPFATEILHGASVTAEAAGLNLAIFTTANNVTLERERATLLRTLADGVLLVIPSADEHHIFGNAIPVVTLGAHGHRTVQVDNHTGGALATQHLIDLGHTRIGHIAGMRDVLRDAVDRQAGYHAALLAAGLPAPEAYVQDGEFSEELGERAARTLLTLPEPPTAIFAANDRSAIGAVRAATALGLNVPRNVSIVGFDDIHAASVMDPPLTTIRQPLEEMGTTAAQLLIDLIRGEERTEMHICFPATLIVRGSTAPPGRTQSASS
- a CDS encoding PAS domain S-box protein, with the translated sequence MTANETPQIQHLELVQLINGIVWEADPVTRVNTFVSDRITSLLGYTPEQWRSPGFWETHIHPDDRTRIVAEGEALMGRAQPYQLEYRMTRADGQTMWLRDLITPVFQGGVMVKLGGVMLDITAEKNAQTELLAARARFSRIIESSPVGMVLSDIRTSRVLETNDAFLRIINCPRAIFMGEEDDFNPWVSADDRAELVRRLKEDRTVRDFETLHQRRSTGEQRDVLISAEYLDIDGQETLLVMAQDITDRKASERAKAATEARFQALVQNSSDVITIANRGGFLTYVSPSMEPILRHQADEVIGHNVLSYMHPDEHEQIREAFTQVVIGGPGTSVRRTSRFRRGDGEYIWLEWAATNRYHDPSVRGIVMNSRDVTERQKAEEALQARENRFRALVHNSGDLLFVINRRGYITYASESVDSALGVTQPEGRNILEFIHPDEHEETRRDFAEVVFGGPGTTSRCTHRVMTASGSYRWQEWVATNRIDDSHVGGIVLNSRDVTERLEAEMALEESRRTFEALFEHSPDAIMLTDFDTEEMPIVQCNKVAAQMNGYTREEMIGMSTYATLPDEPRGAILASGDAEFRASLEAQSVMRFESVHQRKDGSLYPVDINLALLKVGDKRVVLSIERDMTARKKAEAELRSSQERLLSSEKLASLGRLTAGLAHEINTPLAATMNYLHEAERLAREYQASIGEASVTDDDHREIAGELISTLSEGAKTATRIGEFIRRMREHTRDTVTGVKDFDAGRGAEGTLTMLTHQARAANVELVLEAPEQLVVLRGEPGRFTQVVTNLVVNAIHACEGTGKQGGTVTVRLFEQLGHPVLQVQDTGTGIPPEVLPRIFDPMFTTKDVGKGTGLGLSIIRDIVTGHFGGEISVQTSIGEGSTFSVSFPRRTRSEAPAG